One window from the genome of Faecalibacterium sp. HTF-F encodes:
- a CDS encoding cell division protein ZapA, whose amino-acid sequence MVNKVRVNIAGTPYAIATTDPEKYIQSLAKKLDEDITKLLDANENLSVTKAAVFCAMDYLDEYRKSTGSAENMRSQIQDYIADAARAKLAEDKAKAENEVLRREAAALREQLEKMRSKEARREERAQQAAQQTAGRSEGMEQKG is encoded by the coding sequence ATGGTCAACAAGGTACGGGTGAACATTGCGGGTACGCCGTATGCCATCGCTACGACGGACCCGGAAAAATATATCCAGTCGCTGGCAAAAAAGCTGGACGAGGATATCACAAAGCTGCTGGACGCAAACGAAAACCTTTCGGTGACGAAGGCGGCGGTGTTCTGCGCCATGGATTATCTGGATGAGTACCGCAAGAGCACCGGCAGCGCGGAGAACATGCGCAGCCAGATTCAGGACTACATTGCGGACGCCGCCCGCGCAAAGCTGGCAGAAGACAAGGCAAAGGCGGAAAATGAGGTGCTGCGCCGGGAGGCTGCCGCTCTGCGGGAACAGCTGGAAAAGATGCGCAGCAAGGAAGCCCGGCGCGAAGAGCGCGCCCAGCAGGCCGCGCAGCAGACGGCGGGCAGAAGCGAAGGCATGGAACAGAAGGGCTGA